Proteins co-encoded in one Cyprinus carpio isolate SPL01 chromosome B5, ASM1834038v1, whole genome shotgun sequence genomic window:
- the sftpbb gene encoding surfactant protein Bb isoform X1 — protein sequence MQSVCITFVLFTSTLTLGWARSVDLQLTEPQTPSLSMMNMCTDCKKIVQLLTEILSNKDSQLSQHLIVKALDKFCYEHPIIPLCMDGAKTYVHVIIRHFSAFANQNGDICTVLGLCGSQSKRNAPSELTVGLNEHGLLYAKPSRGTSQEVQFNPICNFCVFFIKTIESMLPKERTEQAIVNLLEKICDYLPSQYKDTCNKFIETYGKQLIDLLLSSLPPHAICSALGLCLFSETPLSLSDCESCKILAVLSQFHLGHNATEIQTSDLLQKMCHLHPNAIPRCEGFVKLHGHRLLKSDGKQPALTACEKDYLCKGPK from the exons ATGCAGTCTGTCTGCATCACTTTTGTTCTCTTCACTTCTACCTTGACTTTAG GATGGGCAAGAAGTGTAGACCTTCAGCTCACAGAACCACAAACACCCAGCCTTTCCATG ATGAACATGTGCACCGATTGCAAGAAGATTGTACAGTTATTGACAGAAATCCTCTCCAATAAAGACTCACAG TTAAGCCAG CATCTCATTGTAAAAGCTCTAGACAAGTTTTGTTATGAACACCCCATCATCCCTTTGTGTATGGATGGAGCAAAGACATACGTACATGTGATCATCAGACATTTCAGTGCATTTGCA AATCAAAATGGGGACATATGCACAGTGTTGGGACTGTGTGGCAGCCAGTCTAAGAGAAACGCACCATCAGAGCTCACTGTAGGCCTGAATGAACATGGCTTGCTCTATGCAAAACCCTCAAGAGGAACTAGTCAAGAG GTTCAATTCAATCCCATCTGTAACTTCTGTGTTTTCTTCATAAAGACAATAGAGAGCATGTTGCCTAAAGAGAGAACTGAA CAGGCTATAGTGAACCTTCTGGAGAAAATCTGTGACTATTTGCCTTCACAATATAAGGACACATGTAACAAATTCATAGAAACGTACGGAAAGCAGCTGATTGATCTGCTGTTGTCCTCCCTCCCTCCACATGCCATCTGCTCTGCGCTGGGCCTGTGTCTTTTCTCAGAGACACCACTGTCAT TATCAGACTGTGAGTCCTGTAAAATACTTGCAGTCCTCTCCCAGTTTCATTTGGGTCACAATGCCACTGAAATCCAGACCTCTGACCTGCTCCAGAAGATGTGCCACCTCCACCCAAATGCTATTCCTCGA TGTGAAGGGTTTGTGAAACTGCATGGCCACAGGCTCCTGAAGAGCGATGGGAAACAACCAGCCCTTACTGCAtgtgag AAAGATTACCTTTGCAAGGGACCCAAATGA
- the sftpbb gene encoding surfactant protein Bb isoform X2 encodes MQSVCITFVLFTSTLTLGWARSVDLQLTEPQTPSLSMMNMCTDCKKIVQLLTEILSNKDSQHLIVKALDKFCYEHPIIPLCMDGAKTYVHVIIRHFSAFANQNGDICTVLGLCGSQSKRNAPSELTVGLNEHGLLYAKPSRGTSQEVQFNPICNFCVFFIKTIESMLPKERTEQAIVNLLEKICDYLPSQYKDTCNKFIETYGKQLIDLLLSSLPPHAICSALGLCLFSETPLSLSDCESCKILAVLSQFHLGHNATEIQTSDLLQKMCHLHPNAIPRCEGFVKLHGHRLLKSDGKQPALTACEKDYLCKGPK; translated from the exons ATGCAGTCTGTCTGCATCACTTTTGTTCTCTTCACTTCTACCTTGACTTTAG GATGGGCAAGAAGTGTAGACCTTCAGCTCACAGAACCACAAACACCCAGCCTTTCCATG ATGAACATGTGCACCGATTGCAAGAAGATTGTACAGTTATTGACAGAAATCCTCTCCAATAAAGACTCACAG CATCTCATTGTAAAAGCTCTAGACAAGTTTTGTTATGAACACCCCATCATCCCTTTGTGTATGGATGGAGCAAAGACATACGTACATGTGATCATCAGACATTTCAGTGCATTTGCA AATCAAAATGGGGACATATGCACAGTGTTGGGACTGTGTGGCAGCCAGTCTAAGAGAAACGCACCATCAGAGCTCACTGTAGGCCTGAATGAACATGGCTTGCTCTATGCAAAACCCTCAAGAGGAACTAGTCAAGAG GTTCAATTCAATCCCATCTGTAACTTCTGTGTTTTCTTCATAAAGACAATAGAGAGCATGTTGCCTAAAGAGAGAACTGAA CAGGCTATAGTGAACCTTCTGGAGAAAATCTGTGACTATTTGCCTTCACAATATAAGGACACATGTAACAAATTCATAGAAACGTACGGAAAGCAGCTGATTGATCTGCTGTTGTCCTCCCTCCCTCCACATGCCATCTGCTCTGCGCTGGGCCTGTGTCTTTTCTCAGAGACACCACTGTCAT TATCAGACTGTGAGTCCTGTAAAATACTTGCAGTCCTCTCCCAGTTTCATTTGGGTCACAATGCCACTGAAATCCAGACCTCTGACCTGCTCCAGAAGATGTGCCACCTCCACCCAAATGCTATTCCTCGA TGTGAAGGGTTTGTGAAACTGCATGGCCACAGGCTCCTGAAGAGCGATGGGAAACAACCAGCCCTTACTGCAtgtgag AAAGATTACCTTTGCAAGGGACCCAAATGA